The Dethiosulfovibrio salsuginis genome includes a window with the following:
- a CDS encoding Ppx/GppA phosphatase family protein, giving the protein MEQDRRVAFIDLGTNSARMMAVSVKENGAYSLLSDQKVAVRLGEGGFSSNKLTPEAMDRALLVLSRFAKSAKSLGATEITALATSATRDAANSEEFIDRVKGETGLDLKVISGLEEARLIYLGVSRGHYLRGKNGLFIDIGGGSTELILGHEGDFSFLDSLQVGTIRVYNRFFEPGYMGPVDESTFEDMKRHVLSRAIRSLKKLRSAQFDRVLASSGTARHLQELAVRSFPELAEPPTDGPTLTLRGLKKVSRMLCPLPAAEREKLKGVSPRRKDIIVSGAAILETIMEELAIERLTVADRSLRNGMLEDYLVRNGLVEGLSVREESVLRLGRSCGFDESHGRHIAALTLSLFDSSLSLGLHEFNPIDRELLYYGALLHDIGMFLSLKDHHAHGSYIVRHSQLLGFTDREMDVLSALVHYHRGKRPKARDAVLASMDEGASNMVQRCSMFLRMAESMDRSHREIISRCRFEKREKRVYLVLTVKEPSEWDLERWALETDLEDFKKVFRISLKLEGSE; this is encoded by the coding sequence GTGGAGCAGGATAGAAGGGTGGCCTTTATAGACCTAGGGACCAACTCAGCCAGGATGATGGCCGTATCGGTCAAAGAAAACGGAGCCTACTCGCTGCTCTCGGATCAGAAAGTAGCTGTCAGGCTTGGGGAAGGGGGATTCTCCTCCAACAAGCTAACACCGGAGGCCATGGACAGGGCCCTGCTGGTCCTAAGCCGCTTCGCCAAGTCCGCTAAGTCTTTAGGGGCGACGGAGATAACCGCTCTCGCCACCTCCGCCACCAGAGATGCCGCAAACTCGGAGGAGTTTATAGATCGGGTTAAGGGGGAGACTGGCCTTGACCTCAAGGTCATATCGGGACTGGAGGAAGCCCGACTGATATACCTAGGGGTATCCAGAGGACATTACCTTAGAGGCAAAAACGGCCTCTTTATAGACATAGGAGGAGGAAGCACCGAGCTGATCCTCGGTCACGAAGGGGATTTTTCCTTTCTAGACTCCCTTCAGGTAGGGACCATAAGGGTCTATAACCGCTTCTTCGAGCCGGGGTATATGGGCCCGGTGGACGAAAGCACCTTTGAGGACATGAAACGTCACGTCCTTAGCAGAGCCATTCGCTCCCTTAAAAAGCTCCGTTCCGCCCAGTTCGACCGGGTGCTGGCCTCCTCAGGGACCGCCCGCCACCTTCAGGAGCTGGCGGTTCGATCCTTCCCGGAGCTGGCTGAGCCCCCCACCGACGGACCGACCCTGACCCTTCGGGGGCTAAAAAAGGTCTCCCGGATGCTCTGTCCCCTCCCCGCCGCCGAGAGGGAGAAGCTGAAAGGGGTCTCCCCTAGGAGAAAGGATATAATAGTATCCGGTGCGGCTATACTGGAGACTATCATGGAAGAACTGGCCATCGAAAGGCTGACCGTAGCGGACAGAAGCCTCAGAAACGGCATGCTTGAGGACTACCTGGTCAGAAATGGCCTGGTGGAAGGGCTTTCGGTCAGAGAGGAAAGCGTCCTCAGACTGGGAAGATCCTGTGGCTTCGACGAATCCCACGGAAGGCACATAGCGGCCCTTACGCTGTCTCTGTTCGATAGTTCCCTGTCCCTTGGGCTTCACGAGTTTAACCCCATAGACAGAGAGCTTCTTTACTACGGGGCGCTCCTTCACGATATCGGCATGTTCCTGTCCCTGAAGGACCACCACGCCCACGGCAGCTATATAGTCAGGCACTCGCAGCTTCTGGGCTTCACCGACAGGGAGATGGACGTCCTATCCGCCCTGGTCCACTACCACCGGGGAAAGAGACCTAAGGCCCGGGATGCCGTATTGGCCTCCATGGACGAAGGGGCCTCGAACATGGTCCAACGATGCTCCATGTTCCTCAGAATGGCGGAGAGCATGGACAGGAGTCACAGGGAGATAATCTCCCGTTGTCGCTTCGAGAAAAGGGAAAAGAGGGTCTACCTGGTCCTAACGGTGAAAGAGCCCTCGGAGTGGGACCTGGAGAGATGGGCCCTTGAAACCGACCTGGAGGACTTCAAAAAGGTATTTCGCATATCACTTAAGTTGGAGGGGTCTGAATGA
- the ppk1 gene encoding polyphosphate kinase 1, with amino-acid sequence MSDKKGDVDFNDQSLYLNRELNWICFNEKVLYEAMDKGNPLLERVKFLSIFHNNLDEFFMVRVSGLVHQYHEGVKDLSMDGKTPADQLMEIRSRLSRLLDMADKCWEELRGLLASERISIMRYSDLDDKTKEGLRKYFIKEIFPIITPMAIDPGRPFPKISNLSLNLLVMLQDPGEAIHFARVKIPDTFKPFVAIMTGNDFSVYRKLGLTMRNGGDSIWIEELIRANIDTLFPGYKVLGAHLFRVTRNADIEIAEDDGGDLMEAVAEGVERRHFAEVIRLEVSSEMPKAMRHFLAGRLHLEKWQIFRCRKEMAMSRIMQLAGLDRHDLKDTPYKPRVPYPLGERDPVLPMLKKRDLILYHPYDSFSPVLDFVRRAAVDPNVLAIKQTLYRSGSNSPIVSALMEARRNGKQVTVVVELKARFDEEQNIVWAKALEEAGVHVVYGLVGFKIHSKLCMVIRREQNRLKRYVHIGTGNYNPGTAKIYADLGFFTSKSAICSDVTELFNAMTGFSHQEDYRKILVSPGTTRKGIVSRIYRELEHHKKNGGGYIAFKMNQLVDQRCIKALYKASCAGVKIDLQIRGICCLRPGLPGVSENIKVTSLVGRFLEHARMFYFKNGGDDELFIGSADMMPRNLDRRVEVLTPIDDPELRASMVEDILMKHLADTENAWELHSDGSYSKVTVAKGETAFDSQRWMMEHRQGWNPVMEDR; translated from the coding sequence ATGAGCGATAAGAAAGGCGACGTGGATTTTAACGACCAATCTCTCTACCTGAACAGAGAGCTCAACTGGATATGCTTTAACGAGAAAGTGCTTTACGAGGCCATGGATAAAGGCAACCCTCTCCTCGAGAGGGTGAAGTTTCTGTCCATATTTCACAACAACCTCGACGAGTTTTTCATGGTCCGTGTCTCCGGTCTGGTTCACCAGTATCACGAGGGAGTAAAGGATCTCTCTATGGACGGAAAGACCCCTGCGGACCAGCTCATGGAGATAAGGTCCCGGCTCTCAAGACTTCTGGACATGGCGGACAAGTGCTGGGAGGAACTGAGAGGGCTTTTGGCGTCGGAGAGGATATCCATAATGAGGTACTCCGATCTGGACGATAAGACCAAAGAGGGACTGAGGAAATACTTTATCAAAGAGATATTCCCTATAATAACCCCTATGGCCATAGACCCAGGCCGTCCCTTCCCTAAAATATCCAACCTCAGCCTTAACCTGCTGGTGATGCTCCAGGATCCCGGGGAGGCCATACACTTCGCCAGGGTAAAGATCCCCGATACCTTCAAACCTTTCGTCGCCATAATGACGGGAAACGACTTTTCCGTGTATCGTAAATTGGGGTTGACCATGAGAAACGGCGGCGACTCTATCTGGATAGAGGAGCTCATAAGGGCCAATATAGACACACTGTTTCCGGGATACAAGGTCCTTGGGGCCCATCTGTTCAGGGTCACCAGAAACGCCGACATAGAGATAGCCGAGGACGACGGAGGAGACCTTATGGAGGCTGTGGCCGAAGGGGTCGAAAGACGGCATTTTGCGGAGGTCATAAGGCTTGAGGTCTCTTCCGAGATGCCAAAGGCCATGAGACACTTTCTCGCCGGCAGGCTTCACCTGGAGAAGTGGCAGATATTTCGCTGTCGTAAGGAAATGGCTATGTCCAGGATTATGCAGCTTGCCGGTCTGGACAGACACGATCTTAAAGACACACCGTATAAACCTAGGGTTCCCTACCCTTTAGGCGAAAGGGATCCCGTCCTGCCGATGTTAAAAAAAAGGGACCTGATCCTCTACCACCCCTACGATAGCTTTTCTCCCGTCCTGGACTTCGTCAGAAGGGCCGCAGTAGACCCGAACGTCCTGGCTATAAAACAGACCTTGTACAGGTCGGGGTCAAACTCACCTATCGTCTCTGCACTAATGGAGGCCAGGCGAAACGGTAAACAGGTCACCGTAGTTGTCGAGCTTAAAGCCCGTTTCGACGAGGAACAGAACATCGTATGGGCTAAAGCCCTGGAGGAGGCCGGGGTCCACGTGGTGTACGGCCTGGTGGGGTTTAAAATCCACTCCAAGCTCTGCATGGTCATAAGGAGGGAGCAAAACAGGCTAAAACGATACGTCCACATCGGAACGGGAAACTATAATCCCGGCACCGCCAAGATCTACGCCGATTTAGGGTTCTTCACGTCCAAGTCGGCCATCTGCTCCGACGTGACAGAGCTGTTCAACGCCATGACCGGCTTTTCGCACCAGGAGGACTACCGTAAGATACTGGTCTCCCCTGGCACCACCAGAAAGGGCATAGTCAGTCGGATATACCGTGAGCTGGAACACCACAAGAAAAACGGCGGAGGCTATATAGCCTTTAAAATGAACCAGCTGGTGGACCAGCGCTGTATAAAAGCCCTCTATAAAGCCTCCTGTGCGGGGGTAAAAATAGACCTTCAGATAAGGGGCATATGCTGTCTAAGGCCCGGTCTGCCGGGAGTCAGCGAGAACATAAAGGTGACGTCGCTGGTGGGCCGTTTTCTGGAGCACGCCAGAATGTTCTACTTCAAAAACGGAGGGGACGACGAGCTTTTCATCGGCAGTGCTGATATGATGCCCAGAAACCTGGATCGTCGGGTCGAGGTGTTGACCCCTATAGACGACCCTGAGTTGAGGGCCTCCATGGTGGAGGACATTCTGATGAAGCACCTGGCGGACACGGAAAACGCCTGGGAGCTCCATTCAGACGGAAGCTACTCCAAAGTCACCGTAGCCAAAGGAGAGACCGCCTTCGACTCTCAGAGGTGGATGATGGAACACCGGCAGGGCTGGAATCCGGTGATGGAGGATAGGTGA
- a CDS encoding amidohydrolase family protein: MTSSVSDIKRLFIGQIELEGRRAMGYILSCGDVIEAVGHGTPPTVECVEVETFPEPMTIKQGDFNAHSHPEQSIYTDLVDRSWDLGTWCRNTIYRYSPFITPKQVRLACRRAFGRIALLGASSVMVSFYLHGGKGNVNDREVIAAAKDVGIRLIFGRMTYDMVSPQAYEGKKKAQESYYESPDQGEAYLRELMADEGPTVMVAPAVHSMHASTAQAIERAINLGYDLKRPVQFHLSEDQGDVDISLKEHGVRPVVFLKSMVDSCRIPGLGRLVFSDCCWLDDQERSIMADCSIPVVLNPRMNHRVGVGESDLPSLLSSGISVFLGTDGEASNDDLSVQGEREFLKGRYSGVLSSSKIEALGRQPFQFLDGEIGPLAPGRLCDFVVESDGRTVHLFVGAEPVVRDGTLVNLDMEGDIEAPLAEEIEAMKKTVEI; this comes from the coding sequence ATGACTTCGTCGGTTTCCGACATAAAAAGGCTTTTTATCGGCCAGATCGAGCTGGAAGGCCGAAGGGCCATGGGCTATATCCTGTCCTGTGGTGACGTTATTGAGGCGGTGGGCCATGGGACGCCTCCTACGGTCGAGTGCGTGGAGGTTGAGACCTTTCCCGAACCTATGACCATAAAACAGGGAGACTTTAACGCCCACTCCCATCCCGAACAGTCGATCTACACCGACTTGGTGGATAGGTCCTGGGACCTGGGAACCTGGTGTCGCAACACCATATATCGCTACAGTCCCTTTATCACCCCTAAGCAGGTCAGGCTGGCCTGTCGAAGGGCCTTCGGCAGGATAGCCCTGCTTGGTGCTTCATCGGTGATGGTGTCTTTCTACCTCCACGGAGGGAAGGGCAACGTCAACGATCGAGAGGTAATAGCCGCCGCCAAGGACGTGGGCATAAGGCTCATCTTCGGAAGGATGACCTACGACATGGTCTCCCCTCAGGCCTACGAGGGAAAGAAAAAAGCCCAGGAGAGCTACTACGAATCCCCCGACCAGGGAGAGGCCTACCTGAGGGAGCTTATGGCCGACGAGGGACCGACGGTCATGGTGGCTCCCGCCGTCCACAGCATGCACGCGTCCACCGCTCAGGCGATAGAGAGGGCCATAAACCTGGGATACGACCTCAAACGTCCGGTGCAGTTTCACCTCTCCGAGGACCAGGGGGATGTAGATATATCCCTCAAGGAACATGGCGTCAGGCCGGTGGTCTTCCTGAAATCCATGGTCGACTCCTGTAGGATTCCCGGTTTGGGTCGTCTGGTCTTCTCCGACTGCTGCTGGTTGGACGACCAGGAGAGATCCATAATGGCCGACTGCTCTATACCGGTGGTCTTGAACCCCAGGATGAACCACAGGGTCGGGGTGGGAGAGTCGGACCTGCCCTCGCTCCTCAGCTCTGGGATATCGGTGTTCCTGGGGACCGACGGTGAGGCCAGCAACGACGACCTCTCGGTTCAGGGAGAAAGGGAGTTCCTTAAGGGACGGTACAGCGGTGTGCTATCCTCCTCGAAGATAGAGGCCCTGGGCAGACAGCCCTTCCAGTTCCTGGACGGGGAGATAGGCCCCCTGGCACCGGGCCGACTTTGCGACTTCGTGGTCGAATCCGACGGCAGAACCGTCCATCTCTTCGTAGGGGCCGAGCCTGTGGTGAGGGACGGAACCCTGGTAAACCTCGACATGGAGGGGGATATAGAGGCTCCCTTGGCGGAGGAGATAGAGGCCATGAAAAAAACGGTGGAAATATAG
- a CDS encoding CHAD domain-containing protein yields MNPSFVHQAYCGAVLLGHLDKLKKNSQMVAISSSEVEDLHRARVATRRIRSVLAVMSGVFSTDDIRGWSRDMRDYGRDLGQARDLDVRLQFISQELKDQEGDRGLARLHLRLAQERSRIEPRMVEKAQACLGWDIWDQAAKKLKPIIGQYRLEEPPFPDKIVSGHVKKLVLKVAGNDLFVKRGYDRGAWHGLRKDCKRLRYTLELYDDPMGAPFGRWLKVLKEIQDKLGEIHDMDLWIEALPAFTQEELDRTVAFFGHARGFNPVASGVEGLCQRLRERLDREVDLFIPYWDGLVQDKTWSDLINR; encoded by the coding sequence ATGAATCCATCCTTCGTCCATCAGGCTTACTGCGGTGCGGTCCTCCTAGGACATCTGGACAAGCTAAAGAAGAACTCCCAGATGGTGGCTATTTCGAGCTCGGAAGTAGAGGACCTTCACAGGGCGAGAGTAGCCACCAGGCGTATAAGGTCGGTCTTGGCGGTTATGTCCGGAGTCTTTTCCACCGACGATATAAGGGGCTGGAGCAGGGACATGAGGGACTACGGCAGAGACCTCGGCCAGGCCCGAGACCTGGACGTAAGGCTCCAGTTTATATCTCAGGAGTTAAAGGATCAGGAGGGAGACAGAGGACTGGCCAGACTCCATCTGAGGCTTGCTCAGGAGAGAAGTCGTATCGAGCCCAGGATGGTCGAAAAGGCCCAGGCATGCCTCGGTTGGGATATATGGGACCAGGCAGCAAAGAAGCTGAAGCCTATAATAGGTCAGTATCGCCTTGAAGAACCTCCTTTCCCCGATAAGATAGTGTCGGGACACGTAAAAAAACTGGTTCTTAAAGTCGCTGGAAACGATCTCTTCGTTAAAAGAGGCTACGACAGAGGGGCTTGGCACGGCCTCAGGAAAGACTGCAAAAGGCTACGGTACACCTTGGAGCTTTACGACGATCCTATGGGTGCCCCCTTTGGCCGGTGGCTTAAGGTCCTTAAGGAAATTCAGGATAAGCTGGGAGAGATTCACGACATGGACCTGTGGATAGAGGCCCTTCCTGCGTTTACCCAAGAGGAACTGGACAGGACTGTGGCCTTTTTCGGACATGCCAGAGGATTTAACCCCGTCGCCTCGGGGGTAGAGGGACTCTGCCAAAGGCTTAGGGAAAGGCTAGATAGGGAGGTCGACCTCTTTATCCCCTACTGGGATGGATTGGTCCAGGATAAAACCTGGAGCGATCTGATAAATCGTTGA
- a CDS encoding DUF4277 domain-containing protein has protein sequence MMECTETLSLAHYGIVAGFVDKLGLVEFLDRHLSKTRSHKVSSGQAAKAVILNGLGFVERRLYLFHEFFENLPTERLIGSGIEPHHLNDDIIGRLLDSLSEYGVSTLYERIAKKPAV, from the coding sequence ATGATGGAATGCACCGAGACGCTCAGTTTGGCCCATTACGGAATAGTAGCGGGTTTTGTCGATAAGCTTGGCTTGGTGGAGTTTTTGGATCGTCACCTAAGCAAGACTCGCTCCCACAAGGTCTCTTCCGGTCAGGCGGCCAAGGCGGTTATTCTAAACGGTCTTGGCTTTGTGGAGCGTCGGCTCTACCTATTCCACGAGTTTTTCGAGAATCTTCCCACCGAGCGCCTCATAGGCTCAGGGATCGAGCCCCATCATCTAAACGACGATATCATAGGCAGGCTGCTGGATAGTCTGAGCGAATACGGCGTATCCACTCTATACGAGCGTATAGCAAAAAAGCCCGCTGTTTAG
- a CDS encoding DUF4412 domain-containing protein produces the protein MIKRLYIAAAITLWLAISPAAGAEFSAKMVVMGPHGTFSSSIFVKGDWQRHEQAGQIVIFNTKTGKTYTLMEDEKAYLEMGDDQEGDDDRPKDMGIGQVLRDDTGETERLPSETLWGYTCHRYRHIPSEEEFGRSDMWYSPDLEAAIKVVSDTPLGKITMEYREIVEGPQDPEFFSVPEGYKRIDLDF, from the coding sequence TTGATAAAAAGACTGTACATAGCGGCGGCGATAACCCTATGGTTGGCCATTAGCCCTGCGGCAGGTGCGGAGTTCTCGGCGAAGATGGTCGTCATGGGCCCTCACGGAACATTTAGCTCCTCTATTTTCGTAAAAGGAGACTGGCAGCGACACGAGCAGGCCGGTCAGATAGTGATATTCAACACGAAGACCGGTAAGACCTATACCTTGATGGAGGACGAAAAAGCCTATCTAGAGATGGGAGACGACCAGGAAGGCGACGACGACAGACCTAAGGACATGGGGATCGGTCAGGTACTCAGAGACGACACAGGAGAGACAGAGAGACTTCCATCGGAGACGTTATGGGGCTATACATGCCACCGTTATCGCCACATCCCCTCGGAGGAGGAGTTCGGCCGGTCGGATATGTGGTATTCTCCCGATCTAGAGGCGGCTATTAAGGTAGTGTCGGACACCCCTTTAGGCAAGATAACCATGGAGTACAGAGAGATCGTCGAGGGGCCCCAAGATCCGGAGTTTTTCTCCGTCCCAGAGGGATACAAAAGGATAGATTTAGATTTCTAG
- the pap gene encoding polyphosphate:AMP phosphotransferase, with protein sequence MLEKVDLSRKLGKKEYRQAVKELGAKIGDLQRRQREAEIPVMVVFEGWEGAGKGAQMNQLILPLDPRGFRVQNVTDSFTSDPFYPPMYPFWNAIPPAGRMSIYNRSWYRKAIDSWREPNEGNRGLERKLEEIRSFERQLADGGYLLIKLFLHIDRSEQKKRLQRLKSDGSKGVRGQDELNAYKNYDSILPVLEEVIRETDRAYAPWTIVEAHDRRFATVKVLSVVARALENRLNQPKVEAAKEPVVLSELEEAVTTPTVLSKVDLSLEPEDNYKKEMASLQRKIRRMEYTLYRKRRPMVLAFEGWDAAGKGGCIKRLTEEMDPRGYEVIPVGAPNDFEKRHHYLWRFWQDFPKAGHVAIFDRTWYGRVLVERVEGYCSPLDWRRAYSEINDMEKQWHDSGAIVMKFWLQIDKDEQLRRFQSREETPEKNWKITDEDWRNREKWDLYEKAVEEMLWRTSTPYAPWTIVEANSKAYGRLKVLRTVLERGEEALEGR encoded by the coding sequence ATGTTAGAGAAAGTCGATTTGTCCAGGAAACTTGGTAAAAAAGAATATCGTCAGGCGGTAAAGGAGCTTGGAGCTAAGATAGGGGACCTCCAGAGGCGGCAGAGAGAGGCGGAAATCCCGGTTATGGTCGTTTTTGAGGGCTGGGAAGGGGCGGGAAAAGGGGCCCAGATGAACCAGCTGATACTGCCTCTGGATCCCAGAGGATTCAGGGTTCAAAACGTCACCGACTCCTTTACGTCCGACCCCTTTTATCCGCCTATGTATCCCTTCTGGAACGCCATACCTCCCGCAGGCAGGATGTCCATATACAACCGCTCGTGGTACAGAAAGGCCATAGATTCCTGGAGAGAGCCGAACGAGGGAAACCGGGGACTGGAGAGAAAGCTGGAGGAGATAAGGTCCTTCGAGAGACAGCTGGCGGACGGAGGTTACCTCCTTATAAAGCTCTTTCTGCACATAGATCGCTCGGAGCAGAAAAAGCGCCTCCAGAGGCTAAAGAGCGACGGATCCAAAGGGGTCAGAGGACAGGATGAGCTGAACGCCTATAAAAATTACGACTCCATCCTTCCGGTTCTGGAGGAAGTTATAAGGGAGACCGATAGAGCCTACGCTCCCTGGACCATAGTGGAGGCCCACGATAGACGGTTCGCCACGGTGAAGGTCCTGTCGGTGGTGGCCAGAGCCCTTGAGAACAGGCTCAACCAGCCGAAGGTCGAGGCAGCTAAAGAGCCTGTGGTGCTATCGGAGCTGGAGGAGGCGGTAACCACGCCGACGGTTCTGTCAAAGGTAGATCTGTCGCTGGAACCGGAGGACAACTACAAAAAAGAGATGGCATCCCTCCAGAGGAAAATAAGGAGGATGGAGTACACCCTTTACAGAAAGAGAAGACCTATGGTGTTGGCCTTCGAGGGATGGGACGCCGCCGGAAAGGGAGGCTGCATAAAGAGGCTTACCGAAGAGATGGACCCCAGAGGCTACGAGGTCATCCCTGTCGGTGCTCCTAACGACTTCGAGAAACGACACCACTACCTGTGGAGGTTTTGGCAGGACTTCCCTAAGGCGGGCCACGTAGCCATCTTCGACAGGACCTGGTACGGCAGGGTCTTGGTGGAGAGGGTGGAAGGCTATTGCTCCCCATTGGATTGGCGGAGGGCCTACAGCGAGATAAACGACATGGAAAAGCAGTGGCACGATTCAGGGGCCATAGTGATGAAGTTCTGGCTTCAGATAGACAAAGACGAACAGCTAAGAAGGTTCCAGTCCAGAGAGGAAACTCCTGAGAAAAACTGGAAGATAACCGACGAGGACTGGAGGAACAGGGAAAAATGGGACCTCTACGAAAAGGCGGTGGAGGAGATGCTGTGGCGCACAAGCACTCCCTACGCTCCCTGGACCATAGTGGAGGCCAACTCCAAGGCATACGGCAGGCTTAAAGTCCTGAGAACTGTCCTGGAAAGAGGGGAGGAAGCCCTCGAGGGGAGGTGA